The following proteins come from a genomic window of Deltaproteobacteria bacterium:
- the metF gene encoding methylenetetrahydrofolate reductase [NAD(P)H], which yields MKIKDMFNRKKFSLSFEVFPPKREGNLENLYTTIKELGELKPDFISVTYGAGGSTREKTIEISSRVKNEFNMEVLAHLTCVQSTKKDIAGILNAFKEINVENVLALRGDPPEGAEKFLRTAGGFGYANELVEFVSMHNDFSIGVAGYPEGHIEAPSLQVDMINLKRKVDAGAHFIITQLFYNNDYFYRYRDTIISMKILLPVIPGIFPITNHNQIKRIISLSGVTIPSVLGDKLEKFKDKPEEIEKYGIEYAVKQAEDLVKNEAQGLHIYCMNRSQTAKQITTVLSLPK from the coding sequence ATGAAAATCAAAGATATGTTTAATCGGAAGAAATTCTCTCTTTCTTTTGAGGTTTTCCCGCCCAAGAGGGAAGGAAATCTTGAAAATTTATATACTACGATCAAAGAACTGGGCGAATTAAAACCTGATTTCATTTCCGTAACCTATGGAGCCGGAGGAAGTACGAGAGAGAAAACCATAGAAATCTCTTCCAGGGTCAAGAACGAATTTAATATGGAGGTTCTGGCTCATTTAACATGCGTACAATCCACGAAAAAAGACATTGCGGGTATACTCAACGCATTCAAAGAAATAAATGTTGAAAATGTTCTTGCCTTAAGGGGCGATCCACCGGAAGGAGCGGAGAAATTTCTGAGGACAGCGGGCGGCTTTGGGTATGCCAATGAACTGGTCGAATTTGTCAGCATGCATAATGATTTCTCGATAGGCGTTGCCGGTTATCCCGAAGGTCATATCGAGGCGCCAAGTCTACAGGTCGATATGATCAATCTGAAGCGCAAGGTAGATGCGGGCGCTCATTTTATCATTACACAACTGTTTTACAATAATGACTATTTTTATAGATATCGGGATACTATTATTTCTATGAAAATCTTGCTACCTGTCATTCCGGGAATATTTCCGATAACAAATCACAATCAGATTAAGCGCATCATTTCACTTTCCGGTGTCACGATACCATCCGTACTGGGAGATAAGTTGGAAAAATTTAAGGATAAGCCGGAGGAAATCGAAAAATACGGCATAGAATACGCAGTCAAACAGGCGGAAGACCTTGTTAAAAATGAGGCGCAAGGACTCCATATCTATTGCATGAACAGAAGCCAAACAGCTAAACAAATAACGACTGTGCTGTCGCTACCAAAATAG
- a CDS encoding N-acetylmuramoyl-L-alanine amidase, with protein sequence MTRIQKVTLLFTFLILFLCPVHIFAENKILNIRHWAAPDHTRVVIDASDDIPYTIEKADKKVSIDFKNTDVPEDLPHELILKKPGIDKIMVIPLPQGTVRVELSIDKNVETKVFNIKKIQDKPERIVIDIEFPDVKKLESKEREEVKVLRKNKIIVIDPGHGGEDPGAVGKLRTQEKKVVLEISRKLKDILNKKEGYRAFLTRNGDYYVPFKKRMKIAREYGADLFLSIHADAFKRRKARGSSVYCLSLRGASSEAGKLLARNENLADIIGGSSNGENSDESDPIILNMFQTNTINSSKIFGSSVLRKLGRVNHIKYRQVQEAPFIVLKLPEVPSLLVETAYISNPTEEKLLRSDQFQKEVAKAIASAITEFLTEQPMKQPSIPPKIVLTKIEDKQTPPETQDESDKSKIPSTAHTVVKPVPKKAVVEEKKEEDVKTQAPREEPSSSSPAPAVTLYKVKKGDTLDKIARRHNTTINALLKLNNMKMKDPLYFGRMVKVSVPKKAVVEEKREKEVKKQAPRVEFSSSSPAPAVTLYNVKKGDTLDKIARRHNTTINALLKLNNMKMKDPLYFGRMVKVSVPEKAVTEKKREKDVKTQAARLESLSSSPERAVTLYNVKKGDTLDKIAQRHNTTISALLKLNNMKKKDPLYFGRKLKLHTHAGEGEVKKTVVVESKTYTYRVKEGDTLDKIARRCKTSISELRRLNQMKRADVLLVNQKLKLPSNPSL encoded by the coding sequence ATGACGCGAATACAGAAAGTTACACTTTTATTTACCTTTTTGATTTTGTTTCTTTGTCCAGTCCATATCTTTGCCGAGAACAAAATCCTCAATATACGGCACTGGGCCGCACCGGATCACACAAGAGTCGTTATCGATGCGAGTGATGATATCCCGTATACAATTGAAAAAGCCGATAAAAAAGTATCAATCGATTTTAAAAACACCGACGTACCCGAAGACTTGCCGCACGAACTTATATTAAAGAAGCCAGGGATTGACAAAATAATGGTAATTCCTCTTCCCCAGGGGACGGTCAGAGTTGAATTGTCAATTGATAAAAATGTTGAAACGAAGGTGTTTAACATAAAAAAAATACAGGATAAACCTGAACGCATTGTGATTGATATAGAATTCCCTGACGTGAAGAAACTCGAGAGCAAAGAAAGAGAAGAGGTTAAGGTTTTACGGAAGAACAAGATAATCGTCATTGATCCTGGTCATGGAGGGGAAGATCCAGGGGCAGTAGGGAAACTGAGGACACAGGAAAAGAAAGTCGTTCTGGAAATTAGCAGAAAGTTAAAGGATATTTTAAATAAAAAGGAAGGCTACCGTGCCTTCCTAACGAGAAATGGGGATTATTATGTGCCGTTTAAAAAACGAATGAAAATTGCGCGAGAATATGGTGCTGATCTGTTTCTGAGCATCCATGCGGACGCCTTTAAACGGAGAAAAGCCAGAGGCAGTTCTGTGTACTGCCTGTCACTCAGAGGGGCAAGCAGTGAGGCTGGTAAGCTTTTGGCAAGGAATGAAAATCTGGCTGATATTATCGGAGGTTCTTCCAACGGCGAGAATAGTGATGAGTCGGATCCGATCATCCTGAATATGTTCCAGACAAATACCATAAACTCATCAAAAATCTTTGGCAGCAGTGTCCTAAGAAAACTTGGTAGAGTGAATCATATAAAATATAGACAGGTGCAGGAAGCGCCTTTTATCGTACTGAAACTCCCTGAGGTTCCATCGTTGCTCGTGGAGACGGCCTATATTTCAAATCCAACAGAAGAAAAGCTCTTGCGGAGCGATCAATTTCAAAAGGAAGTCGCGAAGGCTATAGCTTCAGCTATTACGGAATTTCTCACTGAACAGCCTATGAAACAACCGTCAATACCCCCGAAGATTGTGTTAACAAAAATTGAAGATAAACAAACACCCCCCGAAACACAGGATGAATCAGACAAATCAAAGATTCCGAGCACCGCACATACAGTAGTTAAACCAGTACCGAAAAAGGCTGTTGTGGAGGAAAAAAAGGAAGAGGATGTTAAGACACAAGCTCCTCGTGAGGAACCTTCATCTTCTTCGCCGGCACCTGCGGTTACTCTCTATAAGGTCAAGAAAGGCGATACCCTCGATAAAATAGCAAGAAGGCACAATACAACGATCAACGCCCTGCTGAAGCTGAACAACATGAAGATGAAGGACCCTCTCTATTTTGGCCGTATGGTGAAAGTATCGGTACCGAAAAAGGCTGTTGTGGAGGAAAAAAGGGAAAAGGAAGTTAAGAAACAAGCTCCACGCGTGGAATTTTCATCTTCTTCGCCGGCGCCTGCGGTTACTCTCTATAATGTCAAGAAAGGCGATACCCTCGATAAAATAGCAAGAAGGCACAATACAACGATCAACGCCCTGCTGAAGCTGAACAACATGAAGATGAAGGACCCTCTCTATTTTGGCCGTATGGTGAAAGTATCGGTACCGGAAAAGGCTGTTACAGAGAAGAAAAGGGAAAAGGATGTTAAAACACAAGCTGCTCGCTTGGAATCTCTATCTTCCTCACCTGAACGTGCGGTTACTCTCTATAATGTCAAAAAAGGCGATACCCTCGATAAAATAGCACAAAGGCACAATACAACGATCAGCGCTCTGCTGAAACTGAACAACATGAAAAAGAAAGACCCTCTCTATTTTGGCCGAAAGTTAAAATTGCATACGCACGCTGGCGAAGGGGAAGTGAAAAAAACTGTCGTCGTTGAGTCGAAAACGTACACATACAGGGTCAAAGAGGGCGATACACTCGATAAGATCGCCAGAAGATGTAAGACGAGCATCAGTGAGTTGCGAAGGTTAAATCAAATGAAACGCGCTGATGTACTCTTAGTCAACCAGAAACTGAAACTTCCTTCAAATCCATCGTTATAA
- a CDS encoding MBL fold metallo-hydrolase, with the protein MKVFDSLHAFLWHDHTQNNCNTYLIDGEMKILIDPGHQHLFGHVQQNLTAMNIPMDRVDVAIVTHAHPDHMEAVQKLDKSTMFAMNAEEHRFINELAGRQIEIPEPYFFLNEGDLEIGDQRFQVIVTPGHSPGSICLYWPEKKALFTGDLVFNQGIGRTDLPGGDSGSLKESIKRIAAMDIEYLLTGHGDIVVGTKAVQNNFRTIGNYGFN; encoded by the coding sequence ATGAAAGTATTTGATAGTCTCCATGCCTTCCTATGGCATGATCATACACAGAATAACTGCAATACCTATCTCATTGATGGCGAGATGAAAATCCTCATAGATCCAGGCCATCAACATCTATTTGGTCATGTGCAGCAAAATTTGACTGCGATGAATATCCCTATGGATCGGGTTGATGTGGCTATCGTAACACACGCTCATCCCGATCACATGGAAGCAGTGCAAAAGCTCGATAAATCGACGATGTTTGCCATGAACGCCGAAGAGCATCGTTTTATCAACGAACTTGCCGGCCGGCAGATCGAAATCCCGGAGCCGTATTTTTTCCTTAATGAGGGGGATTTGGAAATTGGTGATCAGCGTTTTCAGGTTATCGTAACTCCGGGACACTCTCCCGGATCCATCTGTCTCTACTGGCCCGAGAAGAAGGCCCTGTTTACCGGTGATTTAGTATTTAATCAGGGGATAGGCCGTACCGATTTGCCGGGAGGAGACAGTGGCAGTCTGAAAGAGAGTATCAAGAGAATTGCAGCAATGGATATTGAATACCTTCTAACCGGACATGGGGATATTGTGGTGGGAACAAAAGCGGTTCAGAATAATTTCCGAACTATCGGAAACTACGGGTTCAATTAA